From a single Brassica oleracea var. oleracea cultivar TO1000 chromosome C5, BOL, whole genome shotgun sequence genomic region:
- the LOC106295340 gene encoding LOW QUALITY PROTEIN: phosphoribulokinase, chloroplastic (The sequence of the model RefSeq protein was modified relative to this genomic sequence to represent the inferred CDS: inserted 1 base in 1 codon), with protein sequence MAVSTIYSTQALNSTHFFTSSSSSKQVFFYRRQTNRRFNTIITCAAQQTVVIGLAADSGCGKSTFMRRLTSVFGGAAEPPKGGNPDSNTLISDMTTVICLDDYHSLDRTGRKEKGVTALDPRANDFDLMYEQVKALKSGIAVEKPIYNHVTGLLDAPELIQPPKILVIEGLHPMFDERVRDLLDFSIYLDISNEVKFAWKIQRDMAERGHSLESIKASIEARKPDFDAFIDPQKQYADAVIEVLPTQLIPDDNEGKVLRVRLIMKEGVKYFSPVYLFDEGSTVSWIPCGRKLTCSYPGIKFNYAPDSYFDHEVSVVXMDGQFDRLDELIYVESHLSNLSTKFYGEVTQQMLKHADFPGSNNGTGLFQTIVGLKIRDLYEQLIANKETAPAEAAKA encoded by the exons ACACCATCATCACTTGCGCCGCACAACAAACCGTGGTGATCGGACTCGCTGCCGACTCCGGATGCGGCAAAAGTACCTTCATGCGGAGGCTGACCAGTGTCTTCGGTGGAGCCGCCGAGCCACCAAAGGGAGGGAACCCTGACTCCAACACACTCATCAGTGACATGACCACTGTGATCTGCCTCGACGATTACCATTCCTTAGACAGAACCGGTCGCAAAGAGAAAGGAGTCACTGCTTTGGACCCACGCGCCAATGACTTTGATCTCATGTATGAGCAAGTCAAAGCTCTCAAGAGTGGTATCGCCGTCGAGAAACCCATTTATAATCACGTCACTGGACTTCTTGACGCACCTGAGCTTATTCAGCCTCCCAAGATTCTCGTCATCGAAGGTCTTCACCCAAT GTTTGATGAGAGGGTAAGAGACTTATTGGACTTCAGTATCTACCTAGACATTAGTAATGAGGTCAAGTTCGCTTGGAAAATTCAG AGGGACATGGCTGAAAGAGGTCACAGCTTAGAGAGCATCAAAGCGAGTATCGAAGCACGAAAGCCTGACTTCGATGCATTCATTG ACCCACAAAAGCAGTACGCGGATGCGGTGATAGAAGTGCTTCCAACACAGCTGATTCCAGATGACAATGAAGGCAAAGTGTTGAGAGTGAGGTTGATAATGAAGGAAGGTGTTAAGTACTTTAGCCCGGTCTACCTATTCGATGAAGGTTCAACCGTCTCGTGGATACCTTGCGGCCGCAAACTCACCTGCTCGTACCCTGGTATCAAGTTCAACTATGCACCTGATTCCTACTTCGACCATGAG GTTTCGGTTG GGATGGACGGGCAATTCGATAGACTGGACGAGCTGATTTATGTGGAGAGCCATCTGAGCAACCTCTCGACCAAATTCTACGGGGAAGTGACTCAACAAATGCTGAAACATGCTGATTTCCCTGGTAGCAACAATGGAACTGGACTTTTCCAGACCATTGTTGGATTGAAGATCAGAGATCTCTATGAGCAGCTCATTGCGAACAAAGAAACTGCTCCTGCAGAAGCTGCTAAAGCCTAA